cccCATCAGTTGTACTTGAATTAAGACTTGATTAATGGAATTTCTATTGCTTGCTTGCAAGTGTTTGGTCTGAGAAGACTTCAACAGccgagatagctgtgggtgagaggcccaaggctgagatagcctactatccctatcccccttcttctctatatcctcttcttcttatccttttctatattcttctttcatatgtgaacaggaaaagggaaaaaaaaaaaaaaaaaagcaataaaagtttcacttattcaatttgttcatccttaTTATGTTGATACTgactgcaatcgatctcccactggtttccTTAGTTTGAGGTCGACTCTTGCATTAGGGAGGCATCATTCAAAGTTCAGATCAATCAgattagccttttttttttttttggagggggaaggggaggggactACATCATGGCTTCCTATGATTTCATCAATTAAAACATTCATGAGATGGTTGGATATAGTAGCTCATGATATTTGAATTCTGTAGAAGCCCAAGATGGCACATAGATCTGCCTGTTCAAATTCATGGATGCTGTGCAAATGGATTTGAAGTTATGATCACTTCTAGTAGGAATTTCAAATGCAACAAATGGATCTAAACCAAAAAAggtaacaaaaagaaaaatatataaaaagacAACATAACCATCATACTATggaaaattagaagaaaaatatcAGATAATGTGCTTCACTGACCTGCGCTGATTAGAGCTCCCTCTAGAGGATCCACTTGCAGCCACAGACTCATCATCGGTCTCATCAACTCTATAGTCTGCAATTTCTACAGATGTCACAGAGCCCTCGTCAGAATTTGAAGCCTCATAGCTTGACCTACGACGTCCTCTCCTAGTCTCACTAGTTCTTGACCGTCTTCTATTTCTTGAATTCCTAAAGTTATCAAACACGTGATACAAGATGCATGAGGTCCACCAGTTGCCTTCATCCCCAGGGAAGTCCTCAAATTCACCTcccgtttcttcttccccataCTCGATCACATAGTCCCCCAGCACCACCCCATGAGGGACTTCTGAATGGATAGTGCTCAAAACATCTATTATCTCAGAGGACTGCTGGAAATTTTCCCAATCAAGTTGCCGAGCAGGGTCTATCTTTGAAGGACGAGCATGAGGGTGACTGAGTTTAGCATGCTTCTGGAGCTCTGAGTAGTTGCCAATGAATGAACAGCGTTCCTCTTCGCAGCACCGCTTCTTCTTATTCAAATGCAGACGAGCTTTTTCCAGGACAACCCACCCTGTTACTTCCCCTCTACACAATGGACAAGCTGGACGGCAATTACCATGCAATGTAACTGGCTGTGTGCTTTCAGTGGAAGCTGGATCAGATATTGAATGGTCCTTTGCAGTTGCTAACATCCCATTTGCACTTTTGAAACGATCAAGACAGTTTGAGTGTGTGTGGTCTGTGTCGCACATGAATGGGCGGCATCCGATCTCAAAAGACGAACATTGAAGGAGGACCACATTATGGGGGTGATCTAAGCAAATAGGGCAAACCACATCTTCCCAATTGGTATTCAGCTGGACATCTTCCATGCTGGAAGGAATAGGATGAAGGCTCCTCTAGTCAAATGTATCAAAACCCAGAAAATCTATCTACATAAAACCCCTCATGCAGAAAATTATTCACCTTTCTCTTTCAGGTCAGCAAGTTCGGATTTACATAGGAACCTACAAATTACAATTCCATGGAGAGAAAAAGTAAGATACCACCACAAGGTCTAACAGAAGTATAGAAAAAATACTTGATCTGGTGGATGGTGCAATGAGAAATAGCTGCAAATGTTTGAAAGAAATGTCTATGAAACTGAGAGGAACATCATTATAATGAGTATAAAATAAAGTAGCATTAAAGTTCACCGAGAAATGGAAAGCCTAAAAATAAACTTTATTTTCATAATTGAATGGTTATAGAAAGCAAACAGGAAAAAAGACAATTCaacaaagaaaatataattAGGGTGCAGGAAAATCCATGTAAACAGAGTATAAGATCCCCAGTCTCAAATACAGAGAAATTTTCAACCAATACCATTGGACTCCTCATCCACAAGAAGCCAGTTTTAGTGAAAGGAGTGATGTATTGCCTAGATAAAAAAAACACCATATTAAAATTCAGTAATTTCATCAATAAGTGAATCATTCACGCTACATTCTCTGATTCCCAGCATGATACATGATAATGAATTACTAAATCCAAACACTTAAAAAAACAATTGTAACAAATCCAAAAGCTTAGAAACATATATTATATTCAGGAATCCACACGTACTACTTGTTTTCTTTTGGACGAAGGGGAGTGGAGAAGCAAGGTTGCTATACACCAATTAGTGGAATATGATAACTTGTCCAGATATCACTGCATATTGCTATAAAATGAAATGTCTAAACATGGTTATACATGATGCAAAGATTCAACCTAGACGTGCTTGCAAGTACTATCACTTGAACTGTGGacatgaggatcaaatgatagGTCACACAATTAAGTTATGCACAAAAGGAAATTGAGGAATTAACTAATGCAAAATACAATCTCTAAAACAAGGTCTCTATCTTATTGAATACTCAAACTACCATTTGAATACAGAAAATAAGACTAAAAGAGAAACCATGGAAAACACtgaaaatgggaagaaaaaaaagtcacacCCTTCCCGTGCAAATCCAATAGGGGAAGTATGAGATACCATTCTCAATTTCCCAACAGACATACCTTCAACTAATCCTGAATCATCGAGAGCTTTTGGATATCATTTGAGATTGAACAAAATCATTCTCATTTTCCAATAAAACCTACTAAAAATTTTCGAGTGCGTGCTTCAGATTCTTCCGAACTCAAAATCCAAACGCTCAATTTTCCTTCAATTAAGCAAACCAAAGTCAAAGAACCCACATATTTATCTAAAATTTTTCTATATCATTTGATAACTGATAAATAAACTAAAAACCACACAAAACTTAACA
The sequence above is a segment of the Telopea speciosissima isolate NSW1024214 ecotype Mountain lineage chromosome 7, Tspe_v1, whole genome shotgun sequence genome. Coding sequences within it:
- the LOC122668872 gene encoding uncharacterized protein LOC122668872, with translation MEDVQLNTNWEDVVCPICLDHPHNVVLLQCSSFEIGCRPFMCDTDHTHSNCLDRFKSANGMLATAKDHSISDPASTESTQPVTLHGNCRPACPLCRGEVTGWVVLEKARLHLNKKKRCCEEERCSFIGNYSELQKHAKLSHPHARPSKIDPARQLDWENFQQSSEIIDVLSTIHSEVPHGVVLGDYVIEYGEEETGGEFEDFPGDEGNWWTSCILYHVFDNFRNSRNRRRSRTSETRRGRRRSSYEASNSDEGSVTSVEIADYRVDETDDESVAASGSSRGSSNQRRSRRRHSRFYDS